From Desmospora profundinema, a single genomic window includes:
- a CDS encoding bifunctional folylpolyglutamate synthase/dihydrofolate synthase: MADGARFKTSTEVLEWMETGCTPGIHPGLSRMEWILERTGHPERRLKVIHVAGTNGKGSTSAMIASALRRAGYPTGMFISPYLDHWSERIQLDGEPISEESFVGWANTLMPLIEEMDAAGKGRPTPFEFWTLVAIHYFAKEAVPWFVVMETGMGGRFDSTNVVIPLVSVITTVAKDHQAFLGETIREIAAEKAGIIKAGIPVVTSVEDPEALLVITEAAREKQCRLYVAGRDFQGISRESETFDFSGPFRGLEGLELSLRGIHQVQNGAAALMTLEVLRQYYATVLEDEAIREGLATTHWPGRLEAASREPRVLLDCAHNPGAAEALARALRSYTYDRLHLLVAVLEDKDARGIISPLLPLADTVTVTQVNHPRSLSMEHLGAIVEQLSPQVSPAHVGDPTRALEKLRRSAKKEDIILVTGSLYLVAEARRLFQ; encoded by the coding sequence ATGGCTGACGGAGCACGGTTTAAAACTTCTACAGAAGTGTTGGAATGGATGGAAACCGGCTGTACTCCGGGGATACATCCCGGTTTGTCCCGAATGGAATGGATCCTGGAACGTACCGGTCATCCGGAACGCAGGCTGAAAGTGATTCATGTAGCCGGCACCAACGGCAAGGGATCCACATCGGCGATGATTGCTTCGGCCCTTCGTCGGGCGGGCTACCCAACAGGAATGTTCATCTCGCCGTATCTGGATCATTGGAGTGAACGGATCCAGCTGGATGGGGAACCGATTTCCGAAGAATCGTTCGTAGGTTGGGCCAACACTCTTATGCCCCTGATCGAAGAGATGGACGCGGCCGGGAAGGGGCGTCCCACTCCCTTTGAGTTTTGGACCTTAGTGGCCATCCACTATTTCGCCAAAGAGGCAGTCCCTTGGTTTGTGGTGATGGAGACAGGGATGGGTGGCCGGTTTGATTCGACCAATGTGGTGATTCCCTTGGTATCGGTTATCACGACGGTGGCAAAAGATCACCAGGCGTTTCTGGGAGAGACCATACGGGAGATTGCTGCTGAGAAAGCAGGGATCATTAAAGCGGGAATCCCTGTCGTCACTTCGGTCGAAGATCCGGAAGCCCTCTTGGTCATCACGGAGGCGGCCCGGGAAAAGCAATGTCGCCTTTACGTGGCGGGCCGGGATTTTCAAGGGATTTCCCGGGAAAGTGAAACCTTCGACTTCTCGGGTCCGTTCCGTGGACTGGAAGGGTTAGAACTTTCCCTCCGAGGCATTCACCAGGTCCAAAACGGGGCAGCCGCTTTGATGACGCTGGAAGTATTGCGTCAATATTATGCGACAGTGTTGGAAGATGAGGCCATTCGGGAAGGGTTGGCTACCACCCACTGGCCCGGCAGACTGGAAGCGGCTTCCCGGGAACCCCGGGTGTTGCTGGATTGTGCCCACAATCCCGGAGCGGCGGAAGCGTTGGCCCGAGCCCTCCGGTCATATACATATGACCGTTTACATTTGTTGGTCGCCGTGTTGGAGGATAAAGACGCCAGGGGGATCATCAGTCCGCTGCTTCCTTTAGCTGATACTGTCACGGTTACACAGGTGAATCACCCTCGCTCGCTGTCGATGGAGCATCTGGGTGCCATCGTGGAACAGTTGTCTCCACAAGTGTCTCCGGCGCATGTGGGAGATCCGACTCGGGCACTAGAAAAGTTGCGGCGGAGTGCGAAAAAAGAAGATATCATTTTGGTTACGGGCAGTTTGTATTTGGTGGCCGAAGCACGGCGTTTGTTTCAATAG